One genomic segment of Dehalococcoidia bacterium includes these proteins:
- the hpt gene encoding hypoxanthine phosphoribosyltransferase, which translates to MMTELQVLLTQPEIASAVRRLAGEISSDYRDKNPLVLGVLKGSFIFLADLVRLLDFPLEVDFVTLSSYKEQTESCGDVSMDRCFAADIKDRHVLVVEDIVDTGLTLHFLLDHVHAESPASLRLCALLNKPLRRKIPVSIDYLGFTIPDKFVVGYGTDCAEKYRNLPDIRCIENGD; encoded by the coding sequence ATGATGACAGAATTGCAGGTTCTACTAACGCAACCTGAGATTGCTTCCGCCGTCAGGCGTCTGGCCGGTGAAATCAGCAGCGACTACCGCGATAAAAATCCTCTTGTTCTCGGTGTTCTCAAAGGCTCCTTCATTTTTTTGGCCGACCTGGTGCGCCTGCTCGATTTCCCACTCGAGGTGGATTTCGTCACACTTTCAAGCTATAAAGAGCAAACCGAGAGCTGTGGCGATGTTAGCATGGACAGGTGCTTTGCTGCCGATATCAAAGACCGGCACGTGCTGGTGGTGGAAGACATCGTGGATACCGGCCTTACTCTGCATTTTTTGCTGGACCACGTGCACGCGGAGTCGCCTGCCTCGCTCCGCCTGTGCGCCCTGCTGAATAAACCTTTGCGGCGTAAGATTCCCGTCAGCATAGACTATCTGGGATTTACCATTCCCGATAAGTTCGTCGTCGGCTACGGCACGGACTGCGCCGAAAAATACCGCAATCTTCCCGATATCCGCTGTATTGAAAATGGAGATTGA